The following coding sequences are from one Triticum dicoccoides isolate Atlit2015 ecotype Zavitan chromosome 4A, WEW_v2.0, whole genome shotgun sequence window:
- the LOC119283586 gene encoding sister chromatid cohesion 1 protein 1-like, translating into MALRLSGILMGGVVIVYERKVKLLYDDVSRLLIEINEAWKIRPAVDHTVLPKGKAQAKYEAVTLPENAVDMEVEQPVFFTDTDTTRFRGMVIVVICVFWKLKLC; encoded by the exons ATGGCGCTCAGGCTCTCCGGGATCCTCATGG GCGGCGTGGTGATCGTGTACGAGAGGAAGGTGAAGCTTCTCTACG ATGATGTGTCCCGTCTTCTG ATTGAGATCAACGAGGCATGGAAGATCAGGCCGGCCGTGGACCACACCGTCCTCCCCAAGGGCAAGGCTCAAGCCAA GTATGAAGCAGTAACACTGCCAGAGAACGCGGTGGATATGGAGGTGGAGCAGCCCGTGTTTTTCACAGATACTGATACTACTAGGTTCCGCGGAATGGTAATCGTTGTCATCTGTGTATTCTGGAAGTTGAAACTGTGTTAG